From the Hordeum vulgare subsp. vulgare chromosome 1H, MorexV3_pseudomolecules_assembly, whole genome shotgun sequence genome, the window CATGTCATATGAGAAGTCTCTCACCTTGCCTGCCCAGATCCAGACCTCCTCCTCTAGCTGTTCTTGGTGCATCTCACCAACTTTTCAGAGAACAACGTGGATTATCTCCAACTCCATGAGTAGAGACTTGACGCCTTATCTCCAACGTGATTGTGCTCATCAGAGAGCAGCCCCCCAAGCTggcagagggggggggggggggggggggggagcccaacTCCATGAGTAGAGACTTGACTGCTTTTGTGAATCCGAAACAATTTGATACTTGAGGTTGCCGTGGTGTTTTGGGGTAGAAATTGCATAAGTCGGCATTGGTAGGCACCGCACATACATACGTATATTAGTTTGCGTATGTGGGTGTGCGTGCAACATGTGAAGCATCCAAGAGCTCATTGCGCAAGGGTTTCCTTGAACTAATCGATCGTCGGCGAGTTAATGGGACAAACTGACACAGAATGGGACGCGAGGATGTATTAATTTCTACATGCGAGGATGATCGTCCTCCATATTTCcttgaacaaaataaaaaatgtaaCTAACGGGTAGGAGCGGCCAGCTAAGTATGGAGGACTAACATTTTTTTGCTGGGCAAGTATGAAGGGCTAATTAAGATCATCGATTACACCCTGCATTGAATCCATACAAAAAGGCTACAATCTACCAGTATCTAAAAGACTAAAAGATGAATGGGTTTTAAATTCCTTTTTTCCAAATCATTGACAtttgtttatgtggagatacactAACTATAAAATGATCACCAatatttgtttttttaaataattaAGCAATACCACGCATGTCGCAGTGCCCCGCCAGTCCACAAATATCTCATGGGCAGCTCGGCCGGTGTCATGGCTAGCCGCTGGCTATAGCACGCACGCGGGGGCGTCAGCTAGCagctactccctccatttttaaaTGTAAATCTTTTAAGTGATTTCACtaggggtctacatacgaagcaaaatgattgaagctacactttaaagtatgtctatatacatccgtatgtagtccactagtgaaacatctaaaagaattatatttaggaacgaagggagtagctaGCATGTACTGCGCGGCAGGCATCTGGGGCGGCGGGGTGCTAGCTACCATGCATGCACAACGACACACATATTGAGATTGGCGGTTTATTTGGCCAGCGACGGACATATATGTACAGAAAAGAGAGCTCAGGCATCCGTTTTGTGTCCGCCTTCGATCCAAATCTGATCTAAATTTGAGATGAAAATGCCCGTGCGGACACAAAATGGAAATGGACGTCGTGCCATCATTTTTATCCGCACGGATCCAATTAAACATGGACGGATGAAATGAATCTTTCGGTTGGAGTTGCTTTTATCTTGTAAACTCTATCAATCTCTTTCTAAAATGAGATCGTATTTCCTCCGACTGTTTCAACAAAAAGAAGTCGTCAATGCTATGTTTTTTCAGGCTCATGGGAAGGCCAAGATAGGTAAATGACATGTGCTCACTTTAAGACAAATATACTAATTCATGTGATTTGCAAAACAAagaatttatattttattttgggAAAGCTGTGTATAAAAGGCCAACATATTTTCAGAAGGGAAGAGGTTATCTGGGCCCAAATATCTCAGCCGCATCAAAACCGTTCAGCAGGCCACCAGGACGTACCCAAACCCCACAACCAATCTCTCATCTTCCCGATTctcaaagaaaaagggaaaagatatCTCTTCTCTTCCCTGTCGTCGCCACCGCTACTCCACGGAATCAACACAATCAACGAGATCCGCGGGCGAGGTGTGGAGGAGGATGAGAGATAGAGAAGATGAATCCCTTCCCTCTTGGACCTGCGGCCGGTTTTCTTCCGCCGGAAATGGGGCCCCGAACTGGCCCGTCCTCGCCGGGTACTTCGTCGTCACCGGCGCCCTCATCACCAGGCCCACCATCAGCGGCGGCTTGACCGAGGACGACCTTGAGAGCTCCAGATTCATACAGGAGCACAAGCGCTCGTCCACCACCAAGAAAGGTGATGCCCGTTTATTTTTCTTTAATTTGGTTGGACCTAGGCGGGGAACCTCGGTTGCAATATTGTATTAGGATGAGATTGGTCATGGCCTGAACAATTATAATCAACTGTACAATATTCTAGTATTAGAATGCGATGTGTACGGTTCGCACTGCGCAGCCTAAGAACAAATGAACAACCCTAATTAAATAAATGTACAAGTGGGCAACATGGGGCATGATTGAGGGTCATTATTTTCCTTCGATTTTTGATTGAGGGTCATTATTTTCCTTCGATTCCAAATGTCCTGTGGTCACATGGCTAAAATATATCCATACGTAGTTTCttaataaaatctttaaaaaagttatatttaaaaacaaaagGAGTATTAGCATGAGATTAGCAATTTAGCATTGTTCCCACTAATCATGGCCAGAACAATTATAATCAACTGTACGATTATAATATGTTAGTATTAGGCTGTTCGCACTGAGCAGCGTAAGAACAAATGAACAACTCTAATTAAGGGGCTGTTTGGTTCCCAGTCTAAAGTTGCCATGCCTAACCTTAGTCATGCCACAATACCTTAGGCATGTGTTTGGTTCATTGCCACACttgtggcttgccacacttttCTAGTTATATGTTTCACATGTCATACATTCTTAATAGATGTACGAGTCGGCACTGGGTAGCATGGGGCATGATTGAGGCCTTGAGGGTTATTATTTTTTCCTTCGATTTTCTTAATGTCCTGTGATCTCAATTCGCTAAcgcactttccgggttgcttcctAGACATGCTTAGCCACCGGTAAATTAAGATTTGTTGAGCCATCGTTAGGTGAGTCAACCAAAGCAGCTTGCATCCATCTAGTACAGACTCATCTTCCCATCCCCTTTGTTCGTGCAGTCGTCTGAGTTCTCTCCACACGAAGCTATACACAAACAGAATCCCAAACGAGAGATGGAGTGAAGGGGCAGCAAGAAATAGTTCGACGAATCGATGGCGCCTGTGGTGACCGCCGCGCTAGAGCACTGATTTCTCAACATTAATACTACCCACACGCAGGCTTCATCGGGTAGGAGTGTTGTGCTGTTCATGTTTTGCTTCATTCCTTCTGCTCTTGTTTTTGCTTGATTCCCGGTTGCTTCTCGTAGATATTGCTAGCTACTGGTAAATTAAAATCGATGAGCCATCGTTAGGTGAGTCATTGAAAGCAGCTTGACATCCCCTTTGTTCCTGCAGTTGTCTGAGTTCTGTCCACTCAAAGTGATACACAAACAGAGACCCAAACAAGGGATCGATGGCGCCTGCGGTAACCGCTGCGCTAGGCGCGATGGGTCCCTTGCTGGGGAAGCTCGCCGAGTTGCTCGCCAATGAGTGTGGCCGTCTCAAAAGGGTCCGCCGTGAGATCCGCTCCCTCCGGACAGAGTTTACCAGTATGCATGCTGCTCTTCAGAGGTACGCCAAGCTAGAGGACCCTGATGACCAGGTGAAACAATGGGTATCGCTGGTGAGGGAGTTGGCCTATGATACCGaggatgttttcgacaagttcattcGCCACCTAGGCAACGGCGAGAGTCATGATGGTGGCTTCAAGGAGTACTTCCGCAAGACTGCTCGGCGTCTAAAGACGCTTGGAGCTCGGCGTCAGATTGCTATCCAAATCGACGACCTGAAGCTTCGTATCAAGGAAGTGAAAGAGCTCAAGACCAGCTACAAGCTGGATGATGTTCCTTCTAGCACCTCGGCCCATGCGACCGTGGATCCCCGGCTGGCCGCTCTTTTTGCCGAGGAGGCACACCTTGTTGGCATTGATGGTCCAAGAGACGAGCTTGCCAAGTGGATGCTGGAAGAAGAGAACAAGCATCGTCGCAGGGTCTTGTCGATTGTTGGGTTTGGTGGATTGGGAAAGACAACACTGGCGAATGAAGTCTACCTCAAGATTAAAGGGCATTTTGATTGTCATGCATTTGTGTCAGTCTCGCAAAAGCCAGATACAAAGAAAATCATCAAGGATTTGATCTCACAGGTGTCCCGCAAGGCTGAATTCACAAAAGATATGGAGAGCTGGGATGAAAAGAAATCCATTCAAAAGCTAAGAGAACTATTACAAGATAAAAGGTAATATATGGTGTTGCTAATTATTTTCTATGAAATATCTGTTGTGCGACAAGTATCATTACTCTAGTTAATAGTTTCAAGGATGTAATTTTGATGTGCACAGAATGAACACCATTGCACCTCTAGTTGTGCTTCCCATTGAATGGTTTATAGGCCGATTAGAATTTTACGATTGTTTTTCTTTTATAATGCGAATTATATCTATATCCGAATTGATTTATATTCCCACTCCCCTGTCTTAGGTAtcttgtcatcattgatgatatATGGTCTATATTAGCATGGAACGCAATCAATTGTGCTTTTCCAGAGAATAATTCTTCAAGCAGAATTATAACTACAACACGCATATTGGAAGTAGCAAGGTCTTCTTGTCCAAATCATGCTGACCAGATCTATGAAGTGACACCTCTAAGTGATCTCCTCTCTGAAAGACTATTTTGTAACAGAATCTTTGGCTCAGAAGAGCGTTGCCCTGATATGCTTATTGATGTTTCAAATACCATCTTGAAAAAGTGTGGCGGACTGCCATTGGCAATTATCAGTATATCTGGATTACTAGCTAACAAACCACGCGTCAAAGAAGAGTGGGAGAAGGTGAAAAGATCAATTGGTTCTGACTtgaccaaaaaccaaagtctagaGGGAATGAAAAACATACTGTCCTTGAGCTATAATGATCTTCCACCCAACCTCAAGACTGTCTTGTTGCACTTAAGTAATTTCCCCGAGGATTATGTGATTGACAGAGAAAGGTTGGTAAGGCAATGGATTGCGGAAGGTTTTATTCCTGAAGAGCGTGGGAGGTGCTGTCAAGAGGTTGCAGAAAGTTTCTTTTACGAGCTTATCAATAAAAGCCTGGTCCAACCAGTGGACATTGGTTATGACGGGATGGTACGTGCCTGCCGAGTTCATGACATGATGCTAGAACTTATCATTTCAAAATCCATTGAAGAAAATTTCATCACTGTGGTGAACGGAAGTCAAACTTTTTGGGGAAATTCTCAGTGTTCTATTCGACGTTTATCAATCCAGGACATGGACCAGGAGCTTGCATCTGAATTGGCAAAGAAAGATCTAAGCCATGTCCGATCTCTTCTAATAACATCACCAGGATGCATCAAGCACTTGCCCAGTCTTACTAAGTTTGAAACGTTACGTGTA encodes:
- the LOC123395490 gene encoding disease resistance protein Pik-2-like, with product MAPAVTAALGAMGPLLGKLAELLANECGRLKRVRREIRSLRTEFTSMHAALQRYAKLEDPDDQVKQWVSLVRELAYDTEDVFDKFIRHLGNGESHDGGFKEYFRKTARRLKTLGARRQIAIQIDDLKLRIKEVKELKTSYKLDDVPSSTSAHATVDPRLAALFAEEAHLVGIDGPRDELAKWMLEEENKHRRRVLSIVGFGGLGKTTLANEVYLKIKGHFDCHAFVSVSQKPDTKKIIKDLISQVSRKAEFTKDMESWDEKKSIQKLRELLQDKRYLVIIDDIWSILAWNAINCAFPENNSSSRIITTTRILEVARSSCPNHADQIYEVTPLSDLLSERLFCNRIFGSEERCPDMLIDVSNTILKKCGGLPLAIISISGLLANKPRVKEEWEKVKRSIGSDLTKNQSLEGMKNILSLSYNDLPPNLKTVLLHLSNFPEDYVIDRERLVRQWIAEGFIPEERGRCCQEVAESFFYELINKSLVQPVDIGYDGMVRACRVHDMMLELIISKSIEENFITVVNGSQTFWGNSQCSIRRLSIQDMDQELASELAKKDLSHVRSLLITSPGCIKHLPSLTKFETLRVLDFEDCKGLTEYDMNGIENLFQLKYLSFRRTDISEVKSGIVMLHDLVTLDLRSTKIRDLPARIILLTKLQHLLTENVFWVHDVVIPVGIENMANLTEISGFDITTSSVGAVKELGSLINLKVLRVNYTVKGAKSQEYKSHAEMFHSSLCKLGSYKLHSLWINGGNCSLFELIDSWSPLPSCLQRFEMGTKYCLSKLPKWVTPALTSLANLDINISVITKEVLDILGELPALLSLKLCTNTVHKHRLDLPGRGFRCLKQFFYSPFGGPGTLRLNKGALPKLEKLKLWISVLGSTGYSWYNLGIKHLPCLKDVHVILLKQNAISSDVEAAKVSIRKEANLHPNRPRLLFT